A genomic stretch from Aedes albopictus strain Foshan chromosome 2, AalbF5, whole genome shotgun sequence includes:
- the LOC134286029 gene encoding uncharacterized protein LOC134286029: protein MRQRFHVSEMRVAFKQAGKLCQWCKVYKAVPEIPRMAPLPQARTVSHVRPFTYVGVDYFGPMLVKQGRSEVKRWVALFTCLTIRAVHLEVVHNLTTESCKMAVRRFVARRGAPREIFSDRGTNFVGANRDLKMELQQINSNLASTFTNTDTQWRFNPPSTPHMGGSWERMVRSVKGALASLSIGGKPDDETLRTLLVEAESIVNSRPLTYLPIDSEEQEALTPNCFLMLSTSGVNQPAREPIEERATARCNWDLCKQLLDRFWARWIKEYLPTITKRTKWFREYKPVQVGDLVIVVEDRVRNGWVRGRVVRVFPGRDGRIRNAEVATSSAGLLVRSVAKLAVLEVGGTAEVDFKQYGSGDVPNEQKPAPRCDRVTRSTHSRRS, encoded by the coding sequence ATGCGTCAAAGGTTCCACGTGTCGGAGATGAGAGTTGCCTTCAAGCAGGCCGGAAAGCTGTGTCAGTGGTGCAAAGTCTACAAGGCAGTTCCAGAAATCCCGAGAATGGCTCCATTGCCACAAGCAAGGACGGTATCGCACGTTAGGCCATTCACTTACGTCGGCGTGGACTACTTCGGGCCGATGTTGGTGAAGCAGGGACGCAGCGAGGTGAAACGTTGGGTCGCGTTATTTACCTGCTTGACCATACGCGCAGTGCATCTTGAAGTGGTGCACAACCTCACAACGGAGTCCTGCAAGATGGCGGTAAGGCGTTTCGTTGCACGGAGGGGGGCCCCGAGGGAAATCTTTAGCGATAGAGGAACGAACTTTGTGGGTGCAAACCGTGACCTGAAGATGGAACTCCAGCAGATCAACAGCAACCTCGCTAGTACCTTCACCAATACGGATACACAGTGGCGTTTCAATCCACCTTCCACGCCGCATATGGGGGGATCTTGGGAGCGCATGGTCCGGTCGGTGAAAGGCGCGCTGGCATCACTGTCAATCGGGGGCAAGCCGGATGATGAGACCCTCCGTACGCTCCTGGTGGAAGCGGAATCCATCGTGAACTCGAGGCCGCTGACATACCTCCCAATCGATTCTGAAGAGCAGGAAGCCCTCACACCGAACTGCTTCCTAATGCTGAGCACTAGCGGCGTCAATCAGCCGGCCAGAGAACCGATCGAGGAGAGGGCGACAGCAAGGTGTAATTGGGACCTGTGCAAACAACTGTTAGACAGATTCTGGGCTCGGTGGATCAAGGAATATCTTCCAACGATCACGAAACGCACCAAGTGGTTCAGAGAATACAAACCCGTACAAGTTGGCGATCTAGTGATTGTTGTGGAGGATCGAGTACGGAATGGCTGGGTCAGAGGACGAGTTGTTCGCGTGTTTCCAGGACGGGACGGCCGTATACGCAATGCGGAAGTAGCGACATCCAGTGCAGGATTGCTGGTGCGGTCGGTAGCGAAACTGGCAGTTTTGGAAGTAGGAGGTACCGCTGAAGTAGACTTCAAGCAATACGGGTCGGGGGATGTTCCGAACGAGCAGAAACCTGCACCCCGGTGCGACAGGGTCACTCGATCCACTCACAGTAGAAGATCGTAG